The Mycobacterium seoulense genome has a window encoding:
- a CDS encoding hemerythrin domain-containing protein, whose product MAQSAIKSPTDVVDFLVSQHQQINSLFAETLAASGKEREKAFVELRRLLAVHETAEEEIVHPRAKRKLSGGAAVVDERLHEEHEAKTVLQKLEKLDVDSEEFTRLLTELRDAVVEHAEHEEHDEFSKLGQELSDEELQRMGRAAKLAEAIAPTRPHAGVESQAANLAAGPFAAMLDRARDAIVGKG is encoded by the coding sequence ATGGCTCAGAGCGCCATCAAGTCGCCCACCGATGTGGTCGACTTTCTCGTCAGTCAACACCAGCAGATCAACTCGTTGTTCGCCGAAACCCTGGCGGCGTCGGGGAAAGAGCGCGAGAAGGCGTTCGTCGAACTCCGGCGACTGCTGGCCGTCCACGAAACGGCCGAAGAGGAGATCGTGCACCCACGGGCCAAGCGGAAGCTCTCCGGCGGGGCCGCGGTGGTCGACGAGCGCCTGCACGAAGAGCACGAGGCCAAGACGGTCCTGCAGAAGCTGGAGAAGCTCGACGTCGACAGCGAGGAGTTCACCCGCCTGCTGACGGAACTGCGTGACGCGGTCGTCGAGCATGCCGAGCACGAGGAGCACGACGAATTCTCCAAGCTCGGGCAGGAATTGAGCGACGAGGAGCTCCAACGGATGGGCCGCGCGGCCAAGCTCGCCGAGGCGATCGCGCCGACCCGCCCGCACGCCGGCGTCGAGTCGCAGGCGGCCAACCTGGCCGCCGGACCGTTCGCGGCGATGCTGGACCGGGCCCGCGACGCGATCGTCGGCAAAGGCTAG
- a CDS encoding UdgX family uracil-DNA binding protein (This protein belongs to the uracil DNA glycosylase superfamily, members of which act in excision repair of DNA. However, it belongs more specifically to UdgX branch, whose founding member was found to bind uracil in DNA (where it does not belong), without cleaving it, appears to promote DNA repair by a pathway involving RecA, rather than base excision.), which translates to MTATEAPGAARYLPEERALDSLRAAAECCCGCSLFADATQTVFGRGDPGAPIMLVGEQPGDQEDRAGEPFVGPAGRLLARALEDAGIDPASTYETNAVKHFKFTRKGGKRRIHQKPGRTEVVACRPWLIAEIEAVRPQVIVCLGATAAQSLLGADFRVSVQRGRQVRPPSSVLDVEPEPIVVATVHPSAVLRDRSDRHDEAYRLFVDDLRSAGAGL; encoded by the coding sequence ATGACCGCGACCGAAGCCCCGGGCGCCGCCCGCTACCTGCCCGAGGAGCGGGCGCTGGATTCACTGCGGGCGGCGGCCGAATGTTGCTGCGGCTGCTCACTTTTCGCCGATGCCACCCAGACGGTGTTCGGTCGCGGCGACCCGGGTGCCCCCATCATGCTGGTGGGCGAGCAGCCCGGCGACCAGGAGGACCGCGCGGGCGAGCCGTTCGTCGGGCCGGCCGGGCGGCTGCTCGCCCGGGCCCTCGAAGACGCCGGCATCGATCCGGCGTCGACATATGAGACGAACGCGGTCAAGCACTTCAAGTTCACCCGCAAGGGCGGCAAGCGCCGGATCCACCAGAAGCCGGGGCGCACCGAGGTGGTCGCCTGCCGGCCCTGGCTCATCGCCGAGATCGAGGCGGTGCGGCCACAGGTCATCGTGTGCCTCGGTGCGACCGCGGCACAATCCTTGCTGGGAGCCGACTTTCGGGTCTCCGTCCAGCGCGGCCGGCAAGTGCGGCCGCCCTCGTCGGTCCTCGACGTGGAGCCGGAGCCGATCGTGGTGGCGACGGTTCATCCGTCGGCGGTGTTGCGTGACCGCAGCGATCGACACGACGAGGCCTACCGGCTTTTCGTCGACGACCTGCGCAGCGCCGGCGCCGGGCTGTGA
- a CDS encoding thiamine pyrophosphate-requiring protein has protein sequence MAKQEVSDYLLERLRAWGVEHVFAYPGDGINGLLAAWGRAGNKPKFIQSRHEEMSAFEAVGYAKFTGRVGVCAATSGPGAIHLLNGLYDAKLDHVPVVAIVGQTNRTAMGGNYQQEVDLLNLFKDVASDYVQMVTVPEQLPNVLDRAIRIAMTQRAPTALIIPSDVQELPYSPPGHAFKMVPSSLGIEYPEIAPDDAAITRAAEVLNAGKKVAILAGTGARGAHAELAEVADLLGAGAAKALLGKDVLSDELPWVTGSIGLLGTRPSYELMRDCDTLLTVGSSFPYTQFLPEFGQARAVQIDIDGRLIGMRYPYEVNLVADAKSALRALIPHLRRKEDRSWRETIEKNVARWWETMDMEANVSADPINPMRLYSELSPQLPDDAIVTADSGSAANWYARNLRFRGNMRGSLSGTLATMGPGVPYAIGAKFGQPDGPVIAFVGDGAMQMNGMAELITIKRYWQEWKDPRLIIAILHNNDLNQVTWEMRAMAGAPKFHESQALPDVDFAAFAASLGLNAMAIKDPDELEGAWRNALAADRPTVLDVFTDPDMPPIPPHATWDQFKSAATAVLSGDEDRTGFVKVGLKTKAQEFMPHKKG, from the coding sequence ATGGCCAAGCAAGAGGTCTCGGACTACCTGTTGGAGCGATTGCGGGCATGGGGCGTCGAGCACGTGTTCGCCTATCCCGGCGACGGCATCAACGGGCTGCTGGCCGCGTGGGGCCGCGCGGGCAACAAGCCGAAATTCATCCAATCGCGCCATGAGGAGATGAGCGCCTTCGAGGCCGTCGGCTACGCGAAATTCACCGGCCGGGTCGGGGTCTGCGCGGCCACATCGGGGCCGGGGGCGATCCATCTGCTCAACGGCCTCTACGACGCGAAACTCGACCACGTTCCGGTGGTGGCCATCGTCGGGCAGACCAACCGCACCGCCATGGGCGGCAACTACCAGCAGGAGGTCGACCTGCTGAACCTGTTCAAGGATGTCGCCAGCGACTACGTTCAAATGGTCACCGTCCCAGAACAATTGCCCAACGTGTTAGACCGTGCGATCCGTATCGCGATGACCCAGCGGGCGCCGACGGCGCTGATCATCCCCAGCGACGTACAGGAGCTGCCGTACTCGCCGCCCGGGCACGCGTTCAAGATGGTGCCCTCCAGCCTGGGCATCGAGTACCCGGAGATTGCCCCCGACGACGCGGCCATCACCCGTGCGGCCGAGGTCCTCAACGCGGGCAAGAAGGTCGCCATCTTGGCGGGCACCGGCGCCCGCGGGGCCCACGCAGAACTGGCCGAGGTCGCCGACCTGCTGGGCGCCGGCGCGGCCAAGGCACTGCTGGGCAAGGACGTCCTCTCGGACGAATTGCCCTGGGTCACCGGCTCCATCGGGCTGCTGGGGACGCGACCGAGTTACGAGCTGATGCGCGATTGCGACACGCTGCTCACGGTCGGATCCAGCTTCCCCTACACGCAGTTCCTGCCCGAATTCGGGCAGGCCCGCGCGGTGCAGATCGACATCGACGGCCGGCTCATCGGCATGCGCTACCCGTACGAGGTGAATCTGGTCGCCGACGCGAAGTCCGCGCTGCGGGCCCTGATTCCGCACCTGCGCCGCAAAGAGGACCGGTCGTGGCGGGAGACCATCGAGAAGAACGTGGCCCGCTGGTGGGAGACGATGGACATGGAAGCCAACGTCAGCGCCGACCCGATCAACCCGATGCGGCTGTACTCCGAGCTTTCCCCTCAACTGCCCGACGACGCCATCGTGACGGCCGACTCCGGGTCCGCAGCCAACTGGTACGCGCGCAATCTGCGATTCCGCGGCAACATGCGGGGCTCGCTGTCGGGCACGCTGGCCACGATGGGACCCGGTGTGCCCTACGCGATCGGCGCCAAATTCGGTCAGCCCGACGGGCCCGTCATCGCGTTCGTCGGCGACGGCGCCATGCAGATGAACGGCATGGCCGAACTCATCACGATCAAGCGGTACTGGCAGGAGTGGAAAGACCCGCGATTGATCATCGCGATCCTGCACAACAACGACCTCAATCAGGTCACCTGGGAGATGCGCGCCATGGCGGGCGCACCGAAATTCCATGAATCGCAAGCACTTCCCGACGTCGACTTCGCCGCGTTCGCGGCCAGCCTGGGCCTGAACGCGATGGCGATCAAGGACCCCGACGAACTCGAGGGCGCGTGGCGTAACGCCTTGGCGGCCGACCGTCCCACGGTGCTCGACGTCTTCACCGACCCCGACATGCCGCCGATCCCACCGCACGCCACCTGGGACCAGTTCAAGTCGGCCGCCACAGCGGTCCTCTCCGGCGACGAGGACCGCACGGGTTTCGTCAAGGTCGGCCTGAAAACCAAGGCGCAGGAATTCATGCCGCACAAGAAGGGATGA
- a CDS encoding DNA topoisomerase IB gives MRLRRSVLSKPGIARKRRGKSFAYYGPDGERLSDPEILQRIKDLVIPPAWKNVWISPHPNGHIQAVGVDAAGRRQYLYHTAWQQERAEEKFDRVLELSTRLPQWRAAIAKDLTRSGLTRKRVLALALRLLDRGYFRAGGEQYAEENESYGLATLLCEHVVVRRDAVEFDFPAKSGVRRTVEIEDPEVVRAVRALMRRPERTERLLVCRNASGWMDVRSDDLNARFKELVGDEYTVKDLRTWHGTVLAATAFADADPAVSRRVAKRVESAVMKEVAEELGNTPAVARGSYVDPRVVTGYEQGLTIAAATRRAERARDPDSAQEILDRATRMLIRRVAKGHSASGSSALPKSA, from the coding sequence ATGCGGCTGCGTCGCAGCGTTCTCAGCAAGCCGGGCATCGCGCGCAAGCGCCGCGGGAAGAGCTTCGCATATTACGGGCCCGACGGCGAGCGACTGTCCGACCCCGAAATCCTGCAGCGGATCAAGGATCTGGTCATCCCACCGGCCTGGAAGAACGTGTGGATCTCGCCGCATCCCAATGGCCACATTCAGGCCGTCGGCGTGGATGCCGCCGGCCGCCGCCAGTACCTCTATCACACCGCATGGCAACAGGAACGCGCCGAGGAGAAGTTCGACCGCGTCCTGGAACTGTCCACCCGGTTGCCGCAGTGGCGCGCCGCCATCGCGAAAGACCTGACGCGCAGCGGGTTAACCCGCAAGCGGGTGCTGGCGCTGGCGTTACGCCTGCTGGATCGCGGTTACTTCCGCGCCGGCGGAGAGCAGTACGCGGAGGAGAACGAGTCGTACGGACTGGCGACCCTGCTGTGCGAGCACGTGGTGGTCCGGCGCGACGCGGTCGAATTCGACTTTCCCGCCAAGAGCGGCGTGCGGCGTACCGTGGAGATCGAGGACCCGGAAGTGGTCCGGGCGGTGCGCGCGCTCATGCGCCGCCCAGAGCGCACCGAGCGACTACTGGTGTGCCGCAACGCATCCGGCTGGATGGATGTGCGATCCGATGACCTCAACGCCCGGTTCAAGGAGCTCGTCGGCGACGAATACACCGTCAAGGACCTGCGGACCTGGCACGGGACGGTATTGGCGGCCACCGCTTTCGCCGACGCGGACCCGGCCGTCTCCCGGCGGGTCGCCAAACGCGTCGAGTCCGCCGTGATGAAGGAGGTCGCCGAGGAGCTGGGCAACACCCCGGCGGTGGCCCGCGGCTCCTACGTCGATCCACGCGTCGTCACCGGGTACGAGCAGGGGCTGACCATCGCCGCGGCGACGCGGCGCGCCGAACGCGCCCGGGACCCCGACTCGGCCCAGGAGATCCTGGATAGGGCAACTCGCATGCTGATCAGGCGAGTGGCCAAGGGCCACAGCGCATCCGGATCATCTGCCCTGCCCAAGAGCGCATGA
- a CDS encoding heme-binding protein, whose translation MKISSIVARRRLAGISAGCLLGGITVGLVGAPSAAAAPDCSPGGVNATVSSVRGSAEQYLAAHPGAGQVVTAAYGQPRPEAASNLRTYFTAHPQEYYDLRGILAPIGDTEKQCNVQALPPTLESAYQEFMAG comes from the coding sequence ATGAAAATCAGCAGTATTGTCGCGCGCCGGCGACTGGCCGGCATCAGCGCAGGCTGCCTGCTCGGGGGAATCACCGTGGGTCTCGTCGGCGCGCCGTCGGCGGCGGCGGCGCCCGACTGCAGCCCGGGCGGAGTGAACGCCACCGTTTCGTCCGTGCGGGGCTCGGCCGAGCAGTACCTGGCGGCGCATCCGGGCGCCGGCCAGGTGGTCACGGCCGCCTATGGCCAGCCGCGTCCGGAGGCCGCGTCGAACCTGCGGACCTACTTCACGGCGCATCCGCAGGAGTACTACGACTTGCGGGGCATCCTGGCGCCGATCGGCGACACCGAAAAGCAGTGCAACGTCCAGGCCCTGCCGCCGACCCTGGAATCCGCCTATCAGGAGTTCATGGCCGGCTGA
- a CDS encoding SDR family oxidoreductase, with amino-acid sequence MRRLRTIAVIGATGTAGSRVVARLKARDVAVVEVSRAHGVDLLDGAALYRALKGVDVAIDVSNPAPNDGQQDVAHTLTTASRNLMGVCAARDVQRVVVSTMACIEDPVFDGVAYFEAKREAKEILLDGAVPTAVVKSTPWYESAAGPAGPVNCDGDEVTVEDWLIQPIAADTVADVLVEAALGQTHAPRTITGPEAIRLPELTSKIFARQGDSRRVRAVKPAVPALAAGALLAPEGAVVVGPDVDTWLRSLPPASTNGHAKDGSGNVSASLHRPDFSRT; translated from the coding sequence GTGAGGCGTCTGAGGACCATCGCAGTGATCGGAGCGACCGGGACCGCGGGATCGCGCGTCGTCGCGCGGCTCAAGGCCCGTGACGTCGCGGTCGTCGAGGTTTCCCGCGCACATGGCGTCGACCTGCTGGACGGGGCGGCCCTGTACCGGGCGCTCAAGGGAGTCGACGTGGCCATCGACGTGTCCAACCCGGCGCCGAACGACGGGCAGCAGGACGTCGCCCACACCTTGACCACCGCCTCCCGCAACCTCATGGGGGTGTGCGCCGCGCGCGACGTGCAGCGTGTGGTGGTGTCGACGATGGCCTGCATCGAAGATCCGGTGTTCGACGGGGTGGCCTACTTCGAGGCCAAACGGGAGGCGAAAGAGATCCTGCTCGACGGAGCGGTCCCGACCGCGGTCGTGAAGTCCACGCCATGGTACGAATCCGCCGCCGGCCCCGCGGGGCCGGTGAATTGTGACGGGGACGAGGTGACCGTCGAGGACTGGTTGATCCAGCCCATCGCCGCCGACACCGTCGCCGACGTGCTCGTCGAGGCGGCCCTGGGACAGACGCATGCACCGCGCACCATCACGGGCCCGGAGGCCATCCGGCTACCGGAGTTGACCTCCAAAATATTTGCGCGTCAAGGTGATAGCCGCCGGGTGCGTGCGGTGAAGCCCGCCGTTCCCGCGCTCGCCGCGGGAGCGCTGCTGGCCCCCGAAGGAGCGGTGGTCGTCGGTCCCGACGTCGACACCTGGCTACGGTCGCTGCCACCGGCGAGCACCAACGGCCACGCGAAGGACGGCAGCGGAAACGTGAGCGCGTCGCTGCACCGGCCCGATTTCTCCCGGACCTGA
- the mbp1 gene encoding microaggregate-binding protein 1 has translation MGDQKSGPQEAVQGAVEGVKGKVKEVGGTVLGRDDVVEEGRAQQDKADAQRDAGKKEAEAESARAGAEAAEQRQKEHQ, from the coding sequence ATGGGGGATCAGAAGAGCGGACCACAGGAAGCCGTCCAGGGCGCCGTCGAGGGCGTGAAGGGCAAGGTCAAGGAGGTCGGCGGGACGGTCCTCGGCCGCGACGACGTGGTCGAGGAGGGTCGGGCCCAGCAGGACAAGGCCGACGCCCAGCGTGACGCCGGCAAGAAGGAGGCCGAAGCCGAGTCCGCGCGCGCCGGCGCGGAGGCCGCCGAACAGCGCCAGAAGGAACATCAGTAG
- a CDS encoding DUF3349 domain-containing protein, with product MSLSDRVVRIVAFLRAGYPSGAPALGYAPILALLPRRVSDDEVTTIATKLLAPRRRSADKVDVGVEITRLTDELPSVGEIERVRRRLSATGWAGQQHG from the coding sequence ATGAGCCTGAGCGACCGGGTCGTGCGCATTGTCGCGTTTCTGCGCGCGGGCTACCCGAGCGGCGCGCCCGCCCTCGGCTACGCGCCGATCCTGGCGTTGCTGCCGCGACGGGTGTCCGACGACGAAGTCACCACCATCGCGACGAAACTGCTTGCGCCCAGGCGTCGTTCGGCCGACAAGGTCGACGTCGGGGTGGAAATCACCCGGCTCACCGACGAGCTGCCCTCGGTGGGGGAGATCGAGCGTGTGCGGCGCCGGTTGAGCGCGACGGGATGGGCCGGCCAGCAGCACGGGTGA
- a CDS encoding endonuclease/exonuclease/phosphatase family protein, with translation MRVATFNILHGRTVGDGVEVERLRDCVRRLDPDVLSLQEVDCDQPRSERADLTAVAAEAMGAVEHRFVAAISGTPGATWMAATGREQPGTAAYGIALLSRFPVASWQVVRLPRIPMRFPMYLPGPNRVMVVDEEPRAAVIARLRTPMGALTVANTHLSFVPGWNRRQLRRLVHDLHGLPGPRLLTGDLNMTPKTARRWSGMRALAAAATFPADAPDRQLDHILTDDRRLRGSAVAAEPMGISDHRPLVVDLEHA, from the coding sequence ATGCGCGTGGCGACCTTCAACATCCTGCACGGCCGCACCGTCGGCGACGGGGTCGAAGTCGAGCGGCTGCGGGACTGCGTGCGCCGCCTCGATCCCGACGTTCTCAGCTTGCAAGAGGTCGACTGCGACCAGCCACGGTCGGAACGGGCCGACCTCACCGCGGTGGCCGCCGAGGCCATGGGCGCCGTCGAGCACCGGTTCGTGGCCGCCATCTCCGGCACCCCTGGCGCGACGTGGATGGCCGCCACGGGCCGCGAACAACCCGGGACCGCGGCCTACGGAATCGCGCTGCTGTCCCGATTCCCGGTGGCCAGCTGGCAGGTCGTGCGCCTGCCCCGCATTCCGATGCGCTTTCCCATGTACCTGCCGGGTCCCAACCGGGTGATGGTCGTCGACGAAGAACCACGGGCGGCGGTGATCGCGCGGCTGCGCACCCCGATGGGCGCGCTGACTGTCGCGAACACGCACCTGTCCTTCGTGCCCGGCTGGAACCGGCGCCAGCTGCGCCGGTTGGTTCACGACCTGCACGGCCTCCCCGGTCCGCGGCTGCTGACCGGGGACCTCAACATGACGCCCAAGACCGCGCGCCGCTGGTCGGGCATGCGGGCCCTGGCCGCCGCCGCGACGTTTCCCGCGGACGCCCCCGACCGCCAGCTGGATCACATCCTGACCGACGACCGCCGTCTACGCGGCAGCGCCGTGGCGGCCGAGCCCATGGGGATCTCCGACCATCGGCCGCTGGTCGTCGACCTCGAACACGCGTGA
- a CDS encoding SAM-dependent methyltransferase, producing the protein MSPRLPDAYFDQMYVGTDDPWQLSTRWYEQRKYAITLAMLPARRYRHAFEPGCSIGTLTAELARRCDHVTAVDVADAALRGADARLRAAGCRDRVTLIRSSLDAAWPAGPFDLLVLSEVAYYLTAETLAAALRRECPRLLPGATIVAAHWRHEVADYPLPGDAAHDIIARTPGLTSLGRYRDPDVVVEVFDTGDGRSVAAREGVPGAS; encoded by the coding sequence GTGAGCCCGCGGCTGCCCGACGCCTACTTCGACCAGATGTACGTCGGCACCGACGACCCCTGGCAGCTCTCGACGCGGTGGTACGAACAGCGTAAGTACGCCATCACACTCGCCATGTTGCCCGCCCGCCGCTACCGTCACGCCTTCGAACCGGGCTGCTCGATCGGCACGCTGACCGCGGAGCTGGCGCGCCGCTGTGACCACGTGACGGCGGTCGACGTGGCCGACGCGGCGCTGCGCGGCGCCGACGCCCGGCTGCGCGCGGCCGGTTGCCGGGACCGGGTCACGCTGATCCGTTCGTCGCTGGACGCCGCGTGGCCGGCCGGGCCCTTCGACCTGCTGGTGCTCAGTGAGGTCGCCTACTACCTCACGGCCGAGACGCTGGCCGCCGCGCTGCGCCGCGAATGCCCCCGGCTGTTGCCGGGGGCGACGATCGTTGCTGCGCATTGGCGCCACGAGGTGGCCGATTACCCGCTCCCCGGCGACGCGGCCCACGACATCATCGCGCGTACGCCCGGACTGACGTCCCTGGGCCGTTATCGGGACCCGGACGTCGTCGTCGAGGTGTTCGACACCGGCGACGGACGGTCGGTGGCGGCGCGCGAGGGGGTGCCCGGGGCGAGCTGA
- a CDS encoding PIG-L deacetylase family protein gives MRTAPISNCTRFAAKPLTHGGTPAPLWLAAFERGPLPALDLTGCRRLVVVAAHPDDETLGLGAMIAQLVATGVDVRVVSVSDGGAAQPGATLSGRIRLATTRRYELRRAAATLGLAPPMRLGLPDGELANHEDRLTESLVGILRTAGPDTWCAATWRGDGHPDHEAVGRAAAAACARTGVALMEYPVWMWHWASPADPAVPWVRARSVPATDWAVNRKRQAVQCYRSQLRPGRGETPPVLPPFVLQRLLAVGEVVFR, from the coding sequence ATGAGAACCGCGCCGATCAGCAACTGCACCCGGTTCGCGGCCAAACCATTGACCCACGGCGGCACCCCGGCGCCGTTGTGGCTGGCCGCTTTCGAGCGCGGCCCCCTGCCGGCACTGGATCTCACGGGTTGCCGACGCCTTGTCGTCGTGGCGGCGCACCCGGACGACGAGACCCTGGGCCTGGGTGCGATGATCGCACAGCTGGTCGCGACGGGCGTCGACGTCCGCGTGGTGTCGGTCAGCGACGGCGGCGCCGCTCAGCCCGGGGCGACGCTGTCCGGCCGGATTCGCCTGGCGACCACTCGCCGATACGAATTACGCAGGGCCGCAGCCACTTTAGGTCTCGCTCCGCCCATGCGACTGGGCCTGCCCGACGGTGAGCTGGCCAACCACGAGGATCGGCTTACCGAGTCGCTCGTGGGAATCCTGCGGACCGCGGGTCCCGACACCTGGTGCGCCGCCACCTGGCGGGGCGACGGGCATCCCGACCACGAAGCCGTGGGACGGGCCGCCGCGGCGGCATGCGCGCGCACCGGCGTCGCGCTCATGGAATATCCGGTCTGGATGTGGCACTGGGCCAGCCCGGCCGACCCCGCCGTGCCGTGGGTCCGCGCCCGCTCGGTCCCCGCCACGGATTGGGCCGTGAACCGTAAACGCCAAGCCGTGCAATGCTATCGGAGCCAATTGCGGCCCGGGCGCGGTGAGACGCCGCCAGTACTGCCGCCGTTCGTCCTGCAGCGCTTGCTCGCCGTGGGCGAGGTTGTCTTCCGGTGA
- a CDS encoding acyl-CoA dehydrogenase family protein, with the protein MTAGLVRHWLESGRLELPLPASGRTAERWQRLASLAEENIVAARVAEAHVDAVAILHELGGKPPESGQLWGVWAAESPDAVLTATDANGAFTLTGTKVWCSGAGFCTHALVTARLADATRGLFAVQLTDPAVKPLPSTWWNAGMAGSDTRPVQFTNAHAVAVGDPGDYLNRPGFWHGAIGVAACWLGGARRVADPLYRCAASESADAYSLAHLGAVDAALAAGDAILAAAAIQVDTDPFDRAGTAQLLARRVRTVVEHAVDEAITRTGRALGPGPLCQDGRHAQRVADLSIYIRQSHAERDLAELGRLAGSRL; encoded by the coding sequence GTGACGGCGGGATTGGTCAGGCACTGGCTGGAGTCCGGGCGACTCGAGTTGCCCCTGCCCGCCTCCGGGCGCACCGCCGAACGCTGGCAACGCCTGGCATCACTGGCCGAGGAGAACATCGTGGCGGCCAGGGTCGCCGAGGCGCATGTCGACGCAGTCGCGATCCTTCACGAACTGGGCGGTAAGCCCCCGGAATCGGGCCAGCTGTGGGGCGTTTGGGCGGCGGAATCCCCCGACGCGGTGCTCACGGCAACCGACGCCAACGGCGCGTTCACGCTGACGGGCACGAAGGTGTGGTGTTCGGGCGCCGGGTTTTGCACGCACGCGCTGGTGACCGCCCGCCTGGCAGACGCGACACGGGGCCTCTTCGCCGTCCAGCTGACGGATCCCGCGGTCAAACCGTTGCCCAGCACTTGGTGGAACGCCGGGATGGCCGGCAGCGACACCCGGCCGGTCCAGTTCACCAATGCCCACGCCGTCGCCGTGGGCGACCCCGGCGACTATCTGAATCGGCCCGGGTTCTGGCACGGCGCAATTGGCGTCGCCGCCTGCTGGCTCGGCGGCGCCCGCAGGGTCGCCGATCCGCTGTATCGTTGCGCCGCAAGCGAATCCGCCGACGCTTACTCGCTGGCACACCTGGGCGCGGTGGACGCCGCGCTCGCGGCCGGCGACGCCATCCTGGCCGCGGCGGCAATACAGGTCGACACCGATCCGTTCGACCGCGCCGGCACCGCCCAGCTGCTGGCCCGTCGCGTGCGCACCGTCGTGGAGCACGCGGTCGACGAAGCCATCACCCGCACCGGCCGCGCACTGGGGCCGGGCCCGCTCTGCCAGGACGGACGGCACGCCCAGCGGGTCGCCGACCTGAGCATCTACATCCGCCAGAGCCACGCCGAGCGGGACCTCGCCGAACTCGGGCGGCTCGCCGGCAGCCGGCTTTGA
- a CDS encoding glycosyltransferase yields the protein MSAAWRRAYDAAAIVIPARNERAKLPVCLRAVLTAALCAPIPVTTVVVLDDCDDGSAELAGEYGPDVHFISVDAHSVGAARAVGFGYARSLFGDDTRCWYATTDADSRVDPGWLVHQLAAEADMVLGVVRVADWHRHGASVVDRYLQSYQGNPPGNEGEHNHIHGANMGFSAQAYWQVGGFRTLASGEDVDLVERLEAAGYRIHRDTELSVITSARTQARAPHGFAHHLRQLGRSAAGDCA from the coding sequence ATGTCAGCCGCTTGGCGCCGCGCCTATGACGCCGCCGCCATCGTGATCCCCGCCCGCAACGAGCGGGCGAAGCTGCCGGTCTGCCTGCGGGCTGTGCTCACCGCAGCCCTGTGCGCGCCGATCCCGGTCACCACCGTGGTGGTTCTTGACGACTGCGACGACGGCAGCGCCGAGCTGGCCGGTGAGTACGGGCCCGACGTGCATTTCATCAGCGTCGACGCGCACAGCGTCGGCGCTGCGCGGGCGGTCGGCTTCGGCTACGCGCGGTCGCTGTTCGGCGACGACACCAGGTGCTGGTATGCCACCACCGACGCCGATAGCCGGGTCGACCCCGGCTGGCTCGTTCATCAGCTGGCAGCCGAAGCGGACATGGTCCTTGGCGTCGTGCGGGTTGCCGATTGGCACCGCCACGGGGCGAGCGTCGTCGATCGCTATCTGCAGTCCTACCAAGGGAATCCGCCAGGTAACGAAGGCGAGCACAATCACATCCATGGCGCCAACATGGGTTTCAGCGCGCAGGCTTACTGGCAGGTCGGCGGCTTCCGGACACTGGCCTCCGGCGAGGATGTCGACTTGGTCGAGCGACTCGAGGCCGCCGGCTACCGCATCCACCGCGACACCGAATTATCGGTCATCACCTCGGCGCGAACCCAGGCTCGGGCGCCACACGGGTTCGCTCACCACCTCAGGCAACTGGGGAGATCGGCGGCGGGTGATTGCGCGTGA